The Glycine soja cultivar W05 chromosome 3, ASM419377v2, whole genome shotgun sequence genome window below encodes:
- the LOC114405902 gene encoding pectinesterase inhibitor 9-like yields the protein MAQLNLTLLAIFLSLLFLILATPVEPSKHKNSQTMIYIESSCNDTLYPNLCIRCLARYAKSTINGPQHLAQYALSVSLSRALHTRGYLLKVAKEIKSNKGAKNYKREYLTVQDCVNQITDSVEQLSQAIEELRRLNKSGSTINDDMLWHISNVETWVSTALTDARSCVYSFPGHRMSKRAASIKVKAMNVAEVTSNALALFHRYASRYRQAEARTTKP from the coding sequence ATGGCACAACTCAACCTCACATTGCTAGCCATTTTCCTCTCTCTCCTCTTTTTAATTCTTGCAACCCCAGTTGAGCCGTCAAAGCACAAAAATTCTCAAACAATGATCTACATAGAGTCCTCTTGCAATGACACCCTCTATCCAAATCTTTGCATTCGTTGCCTTGCCAGATATGCCAAATCCACCATAAATGGCCCTCAACACTTAGCCCAATATGCCTTGTCAGTTAGCCTCTCCAGAGCACTTCACACAAGAGGGTACCTTTTGAAAGTGGCCAAGGAAATTAAGTCTAATAAGGGTGCCAAGAACTACAAAAGGGAATACCTAACAGTGCAAGATTGTGTGAACCAAATCACTGATAGTGTGGAACAACTTAGCCAAGCTATAGAAGAACTTCGAAGGTTGAACAAAAGTGGATCAACCATCAATGATGACATGTTGTGGCACATAAGCAATGTTGAGACATGGGTGAGCACCGCCTTAACAGATGCTAGGAGTTGTGTGTACTCATTTCCTGGTCATAGGATGAGTAAGAGAGCAGCTTCTATTAAGGTTAAGGCTATGAATGTGGCAGAGGTTACTAGTAATGCACTTGCCTTGTTTCATAGATATGCATCTAGGTATCGGCAAGCAGAAGCTAGAACCACAAAGCCCTAG